In the Haloterrigena turkmenica DSM 5511 genome, CCGATACCGTTCGGAGCGGCGAGTTGCAGATCCCGCCGTGGGTAAGTCTGTAGACCGTCACTGGCCGAAACGAACCGACGTCGGCCAGTATCCTCAGTGGCGTCGTACCTTCGTTGACTCGATATGCACCTCGAATTCGGTCGGCCGTTAACGATTGGGGTCAGATCGCCATCGGTTCCTCGGCCCAACCGTCGTCGTAGGGGCTGAAATACTTCGCATCGTACGTGAGTTCGGTTATGAGCCAATCGTCTCCCTCGCGGCCGAACTCTACCGTATAAAATCCGACGAGCCAGACGGCACCCATATCCTCGAGCGTGTCCAGGCCGAGATAGTGCCATCGCCCCGTCGCTGTATCGCCATCGACCTCGATGTGCGGATTAGCAGTCAGATGAATAGAGTCAACGATTCCCGTTTCGCCTTCGATGTATCCCTCGAGGAACTCGGTTACCTCCTCCTTCCCGTCGTAGTAGCCGAAGTCTCCGTAGTCGATTGCACAGTCCTCATGGAGTAACTCGAGGAGTCCATCGAGGTCGTGTTTATCCATTCGGCGCGCGTACGCGGACATGACGTTCGATACCGACAATACGGCGGTGGGGTTGTCGATTTCCTTCATAATGCAAGTACGGTAACGTATGCCACGGATAAATAGCTTTACGATATTATAAATATTCTTTATTTTTAGAGAAGGAATGAACAGAGCGGACGGTTCAGTACGTGGTTCCGGCCACGTGGCTTCGACCGTGCACCCGCAAAGCGAGTTCCGATGTTACCGCTGCTCTACTCCCATTCGTGCCGCCACGACCGCCCCGAGTTGATTTCTGCCCACATTTATCACAATTAACGGAGACATTTAATATGTCTTCGGGTTAAAGATCGGGCTGCGACATGAAACTAGCTGAAGACAAATCGACGGTTATCACTGGCGCAGCATCCGGAATCGGGCGAGCAACTGCCAAGGTATTCGCCGAGCACGGAGCGAACGTCGTGGTTGCCGACGTGGACGTCGACGGTGGCAACGAGACGGTCGAAGCGATCGAAGACGACGGTGGCACGGCGACGTTCGTCGAGACCAACGTCGCCGACCAAGACGACGTACAGAACATGATCGATACTGCCGTCGAGGAATACGGTGGCCTCGACGTGCTTTACAATAACGCCGGCATCGACGGCCCGCACACGGAAATCGCCGAATACGACGTAGACGGCTTCGACCAGGTCGTCGACGTCAATCTCAAAGGGGTCTTTCTCGGCATGAAATACGGTATCAGCGCGATGCTCGAGGACGGCGGTGGATCAATCGTCAGTACGTCGTCGATCGGCGGTGTGAACGCTGTCGAAGGGTACAGCGGCTACGGGGCTACGAAGGCTGGCGTAAGTCTCATGACCAAAACGGCAGCCGTCGAATACGCTGACCAAGGGATCCGGGCAAATGCCGTCGCACCGGGCCTCGTCAACACGCAGATGGTTCAGAACATTATCGAAGAGGAGCCAGAGATGGAAGAGGAGTTCCTCGCGTACGAACCGATGGACGGCTTTTCCGACCCTCGAGAGATCGCGAACGCGGTCCTCTTTCTCACGTCAGATCTCGCGTCCCGCGTTACTGGCGTAACGTTGCCGGTAGAGGGCGGGTTTTTGGCTAGCAATTCGTAGCGGGACTGATCTCATCTTTTCCGCTCTCGAGTGCGTTCAGCCGTCCGTAATCGACCACTCGTCGGGGTGAGTATAGAGAGACGCTCAGCGGACCAGATCTCGAAGGCGTCCGCTTCGGAACGAGGGCTGACACCGAATGGTACAGCGTTCATCGTACAGACGACAGCATCGCCGGACAGAGGCGTCGAGTGAGGAAGACAGCGGAGGAGCGGTGAGCGCAGCGAGTAGCAATGAGAACGGTGAGGTGATCGGTTACACTTCCCGAACTCGATTCTCCTCGTCGGGCTCCCAGTCTTCGACCTCTTCGCGAACGATTTTCCCGGTCGCTGAACGAGGGAGGTCGTCGGGATGGACGATTTCGACGTAGTGCGGTAGCTTGTAATTCGCGATTTCGTTCCGAAGCATTTCCATCAGTTCGTCAGTAGTGACTTGCTCCGGATTATACGTGCTGACGACTGCTCGCGGCACCTCACCCCATTTCTCGTCAGAGACCCGGACGACAGTTGCGTTTTCGATTTCCTGGTGTTGCAGGAGGACTTTTTCGATTTCAGCGGGATAGATATTCTCCCCGCCGCTCTTGATCAGATACTTTCGTCGGTTGACGAAGCTGTAAGTGCCGTCCTCTTCGTTGTAGACGAATATATCGCCCGTTCGGAACCACCCGTCGTTGAAATCCTCTCGGTTCGCTTCGGGATTGTTGATGTAACCGCTGGACAGCGTCGGGCCGCGCGCTGCGAGCTCACCGCGACCTTCGACCTCGTTCCACTCCTCATCGATCAGCTTCAGATCGACGAAGGACGATTCGGCTTTCGCGAGGTCGTCGTCATCGGGAAGGACGCCGACCGGGATATCATTTCCAGCACTGAGGACGTTCGCGTCTTCAGTCGCTCCGTAGGAGTTCTTGAAGGGCATATCGAACATTTCAGTGACGCGCTTTACTTTCTTCGGGTCGACTAAATCGACGAGAGCACCGATCGCTCGGATATCGCGCATCTCGTCCACGTCGACATCGTTTTCCTCGATGTAGTCGAGGAAGTCGTTGATCACGCCAGGAAGCAGATAGAGCCAGCCGATACCGCCACCGTCTTCGAGCAGAATGTCGACGATACGTTCGGTATCGAAGCCGTCCGTCGGATAGTAGGTTCCGCCCAGCGTCAGCACCCCGGGCATCGCGTCGACCGCGATGATGTGGAACATCGGCCCCCATCCGAGCCACCCGTCACCCTCCTGCATCTCCCAGTCGATAACGTACGTGTAGCCGCGAGCGAGCCACGCCCGATGACTGATAACCACACCTTTCGGGAGACCGGTCGTCCCGGACGTGTAGAGCACTACCAGCCCCTGTTCGGGGTCGACGTCATAGTCGGGTGCGGGTTCGTCCGTCGATCCGTCGTCGATGAGCGTCTCGTACTCCAAATCACCGTCACCACCGTCGAGGTGAATGATCTCCGGCGGCTCGTCCATCTCCTCTTCGATCCAACCGGCCTTCTCCCGATATCTGTCAGAGACGATGAGCGCGTCGGGGTCAACGAGTTCGGCGCAGTGAATGAGTTCCTCTCGCTCGAGACGCCAATTGAGTGCAGGGACGAGGTAGCCGAGCTTTGCACCTGCGAAGATGGGTTCGAGGAACTCGCCGCGGTTTTCAGAGAGGACGGCCACTTTTGCCTCTCCCTTTTCGTATCCCCGCTCGAGAAGGGCATTTGCGAGCGAGTTTACCCGCTCGTTGAACTCTTCGTAGGTCACATCTCGCCCGGGCTCGCTAACGAGAACTCGATCGGAATACATCCGAGTGGCCTTCCGGAGGAGATCTCCGACATTCAACTGCTTCGTTTGTTGTATGAACGACTCCTGGTCAGGCACCCCAAGGTCAAAGTTGAACTCCATGCATCGTTCGCTATAACCCCCATGGTAATAAATATCACATCCTCACTTAAATATGCCGGGCGGTAGCATTCATCAGTTGGGCCAGTCGGTCCTTGATATACTCCTGTGGCCGTTCTCGCAGCGAGTCGGACGCGAGGAGAACGAACGCCTTCGGAACCTTCCCGCGAGTCTCGTCGGGGACGCCGATGAGGTCGGCGTCGGCAACCGCCTCGTGAGTCGATAATTTCTCTTTCAGCTCCTCCGGACTGACCCGATAGCCCGAACAGATAATGACGTCGTACTTGCAGCTGTGGAACGCGAAGGAGTCGTCCCCGTCTTCAATCCCGAGGTCCTCGGTCAGCGACCAGCCGTTCGCGAACTTCGAGTCGATCCGCTCCGGCATGTTCTAGTAGCCATTGGAAATCGCCGGATAGTTCACGTCGTACCGGTCCGCGTCCTCGACCTGCATCATCATCCGAATGACCGTCGGCGGTGCGGACATCGTCGAGTGATCGAGATCCGTCGACAGTTCCCGTCTGTGACGAACCCTACGGTTCGTCGTCTCGGATTCCCGGGCTGATTCTGACCGCGTCAAGCGGTAGAGTCACATCGCGTTTTCCGCCCCTTTCGTCCCGTACGAACCGGAACACCGATTCGTCTCGACGGTGTAGACGGTGACCGATGCCGAAGTACTACGAAGACCTCGAGCCCGGCGCGACGCGGACGTGCGGCAGCCGAACGCTGACCAGAGACGAGATCGTCGAGTTCGCCGAACGATTCGATCCGCAGCCGTTTCACGTGGACGAAGCCGCGGCGCAGCGGTCGATATTCGGCGGGATCGTCGCGAGCGGGTTGCACACGATGTGCGCTTCGATGCGACTGTACACCGACGACTTTCTGGACGACATCGCCCTTGTCGCCGGACGCGGACTGGACGAGGTCCGCTTTCCGAACGCGGTCTACCCCGGCGATACGCTGTCGGTTCGAATCGAGGGACTCGAGAAATCGCCGTCGCCGTCCGATCCGTCGTGGGGCGAGGCCGACGTGTCCCTGACGACGGTCACCCGGGACGGCGAGACAGTCCTCTCCCTGTCCAACGTCTTCGTCGTAGAACGACGCCCCGCTGACGACTCCGAGTAGCGGCAGGGACGCCCGGCCGTTTCTCGAGAACGGACTCGAGCGATGGGAGTCCGTCAGTCAACAACGTCGATCACGGCGCCAATACGGCTGACCGTTGGACGACATGTGATCGTCGAGCGGGTTCACCTCGTCGACGTACGAGACGTCGTGATTCGTCTCCGCTAAAATACCGGATTCGAACCCTCGCTCGCTATCTCGAACCGCCTGCTCGAGATCGATCCTCCCGACGGCACGATCCTTGGAAGCGTTCAAGGACAAGTGGTTCAGACGAGGTATGAACACTCTAGGTTACCTGTGCCGCTCGTGAGGAGACAGCCCGGATCCCTTGCTAACGGGGCGCGTTCCTCTTCATAGTCGCCGTACTCACCCTGAAGTTAGAACGACAGCACGGTCTGCGCATCGAGTACGGATCACGGGAATCCTGCCGTCCAGTGCATTTATGCCGCACTCAGTAGATGTCCACCTATGTGCTCAGCCGAGCAGGCGGTTCGAGACAGACTCGAGATTCACGAGCTCCGTGGTGCGTACGCTCGAGCGATCGATTACGGGAACTACGAAGAGGCGACCGAGATCTTCACCGACGATGCGGTCGTGAACTACCGCGGCGGGACGTGTCACGGCGGCGAGGAGGTGGCGGCATATTGGTGCGAGAACGTCGCCTACGAGTTCAGCATGCACACAGTGCAGATGCCCGAACTATCGATCAACGGAGACGAGGCGACCGGACGATGGTACATGATCGTGTTTTACGTGACGCCGGACGGCGACGACGGCCACGTTCTGGGCTGGTACGAAGACAAGTATCGACGCGTCAACGGAAAGTGGATGATCGAGAAACTGGACATGGACGTGACGTACGATACGACCAACTATCACGTCTAGTTCGATCCGAAGATTCGGGTACGTGGAGATTGGATGCGTACAGTGGGTGCGACGCGTCGTGAAGTACAGCATCGAGTCCGGCGACGATGGCAGAATCGGTTTCACCTCCACTCTTCGGGAAGACCCGTACTGAGGACCCGGACGAGATGCACCCGAAGGCGCTGGCTCGAACGCGCTAACGAAGCGATACGCTGAAATCGATACTGTGCCATGTGATATCGAGACGTGGTTTTATGCGAGGGCAACACGTCATATAGAGCGCATGTCGTACAACATCGACGGGAAGACAGCGATAGTGACCGGAGCGGCGTCCGGTATCGGCCGAGCGACGGCCGAGCGACTGGCGGCGGAGGGCGCGAACGTTGCCGTCGTCGACATCGATATCGAGGGCGGTGAGGAAACAGTCGCACGCATCGAAGACGACGAAGGCGTCGCACGCTTCATCGAAACGGACGTCTCGGACGAAGCGGACGTTGAGCGAATGGTCAAGGCGACCGTCGACGAGTTCGGCTCGCTCGAGTTGGCGCACAACAACGCCGGCATCGAGGGCGAGAGCGCGACGACCGCCGAGCACACCAAAGCGAACTGGGATCGGGTCGTCGACACGAACATGAAGGGCGTCTGGCTCTGTATGAAACACGAGATTCCGGCAATGCTGGAGGGCGACGGCGAAGGCGCGATCGTCAACACCTCGTCGATCTCCGGCCAAACGGGAGCCGGAGATGCCCCGTACGTCGCGACCAAACACGGAATTCTCGGACTCACCCGCACCGCTGCCGTGGAGTACGCTCAGGAAGGAATCCGAGTCAATGCTGTCGCACCCGGTGTCATCGACACGCCAGTGTCCAATCGATTCCGCGAGGAGAACCCCGAGGAGTTCGAGCAGTTCGTCCAGATGGCACCCGTGGGTCGCATGGGAGAACCGATGGAGATCGGGAACGCGGTCGCGTGGCTCCTGTCTGAGGAAGCGTCGTTTGCGACGGGAGGACTGTTCCAGATCGACGGCGGGTTCATGGCTCTGTAGTGGGCGATACTGCGATCGGGACCCGGAATCTCAGCGACCAGATAGCAGTCGAGCGACGGTGCAAACGAGTACTACGGCCCGGCGAGGAACCCACCGTCGACGGGTAACTCGACGCCGGTCACTCGAGCTGACAGGTCGGAGCCGAGGAAGAGCACCGCGTCGGCGAGGTGTCGCGGTTGACCTCGTCCCTCCATCGCATCGCTCGTGTTCAGTTGGAGTCGGTCGGTGTCGCGTTCCTGGTCGGACCGACGGATCATCGGCGTGTCGGTCGTCCCGGGAAGGACCGAGTTCACCCTGATGTCGTCTTCGGCGTACTCGACGGCGGCGGTCCGCGTCAGTCCGTTCACTCCCGCTTTCGTCGCACAGTACATCGACCGACCGTTGATTCCGGTCGCGGCCCCGACCGAAGAGGTGTTGATGATCGACCCGCCGCCGGTGGCTAGCATCGCCTCGATACCGTACTTCAACCCGTAAAAGACGCCTTTGAGGTTGACGTCGATGACCGGCTCGATCGCCTCGTCGTCCCACTCGGCCAGTTCGTTCAGGGATCCCTCGATACCGGCGTTGTTGAAGAGGACGTCGAGATCACCGTACTCGTCGACGGCGGTTTCGATCGCGGTACGGACCTCGGTGGGGTCCGTGACGTCCGTCTCGACGAACGTCGCTTCGCCACCGTCGTCCGAGATGCGCTCGACTGTCTCCGCTCCCCCCTCGGCGTCGACGTCCGCGACGACGACCGACGCGCCGTGCTCTGCGTAGCGACACGCTGTCTTGCGGCCGATTCCAGACGCTGCGCCGGTAATGACTGCCACTTTGTCTTGGACTACCATTGTTCGACAGACGTCCCCGACTGCGTGTCGTGCAGTGATAAAGTTAATTTAGAGTACGTGAGAATTTGTCCGAGCAGGGTCGAACGAGAGATCGCAGTGGGCGCGTACAATCGACGTGTTTCGGCCTGATCCGGCAGCGAGACGGTTCGGAGGACAAATTTATGCCAGTGGTACACATTATCGAACATCATGGTAGCGAATAGCCCAGAGGAGTGGGATCGAGAAGCCGACGTCGTGATCGTCGGTTCCGGCGGTGCGGGTCTCGTCGCCGCACTCGCAGCCGAGTCGGAAGACATACTGGTTCTGGAAAAAGCGGCATCCATCGGCGGCACGACCGCCGTCTCCGGTGGGGGCCTCTGGTTGCCGAACAGCAGACCGGTCCTCGAAGAAGCCGGCGAACAACCGGCCGAGCAGATTCACGCCTACATCCGACGGTGCGCCGGCGAGCGAGTCGACGACGAACTGATCGAGACGTTCGTGGAACTCGCCCCCGACGTCGTCGACTTCGTCGAGTCCGAGACGGCCCTCGAGTTCCAGTTCGCCGGCTATCCCGATTACCACACGGACTGGGAGGAAGCGAGCGACGAGGGGAACATGATCGAGCCGACGCTGTACGACGGGACGCGCCTCGGTGAGAACCTCGACGACATCCGGGACGATCCCCACCACACGTTCCCCGTCCCCGCCAGCGAGATCTACGAGGCCGGAGGCCACGCGAAGTTCGCCACCGTCGCCGACTTCGACGAACTCGAGCGGCGAAACGAGGCGGACCTGCTCGCCACCGGCGAGGCGCTGGTCGCCGGCCTCTACGAGGCCTGTCTGGACGCGGGCGTGGCGTTCGAAACGGAGGCCCCGGCCCGCGAACTCGTCGTCGACGACGGCGAGGTCGTCGGCGTGGTCGCGGCGGTCGACGAGGAGGAGACGTTCGTCCGCGCCGGAGCCGTCGTCATCGCCGCCGGCGGGATGGACTGGGACGAGGACATGCGCGAGAACTTCCTCCGTGGGCCGGTCACCGGACCGGCCACGCCGCCGCAGGTCGAAGGCGACGGCATCAAACTGGGGATGGACGTCGGCGCCGACCTCGGCAACACCAACGAGGCGTGGTGGTTCCCGACGGCGCACGTGCCCGGCCAGCGCTGGGAGGACGGCTCGCCGCTGTACAGCATGGTCTGGGGTCGAACACTTCCCGGGTCGATCATGGTCAACGAGGACGGCGAGCGCTTCTGTAACGAGGCCGGCAACTACCACGATCTCGGAAAGCGATTCCACACGTTCGATCCGGAGACGTACGAGTACGAGAATCTGCCCGCCTATCTCGTGGTCGACAGCGGCTATCGGGAACAGTACAGCCTCCTCACGGTAGCGCCGGGCGAAGAAGCTCCTGACTGGGTCGCCGAGGGCGAGACGCTGCGGGACCTAGCCGTGGAACTCGATGTCGATCCCGACGGCCTCGAGGCGACCGTCGAGGCGTTCAACGAGCACGCCCGCGAGGGCGTCGATCCGGCATTCGGTCGCGGCGAGACCGCGTACGACAATTTCGTCGGCGACCCCGACACCGACCATCCGAACCTGGCGCCCCTGAACGAACCGCCCTTCTACGCCGTCGAGGTCCACAGCGGCATCATCGGGACGAAAGGCGGACTGATCACGCGGTCGGACGGAACGGTTCTCGACGTCGACGCCGATCCGATCGACGGATTGTACGCCGCGTCGAACAGCACGGCCCACGTGATGGGAATGGGATACGCCGGTGCGGGCGCCACGCTCGGGCCGAACGTTGTTTTCGGCTATCAGGCCGGGAAACACGCGAGCGAGTTCGCGGACTGAAGATAACCCCGCGGTTCTCGGCGTCCGACCCTGCGGGAATTGCCATCTGGACGGTTCGGTGAGAGGAAATAAATAGCCGGCCGTGGAGTGAGTTATCATGGTACGGAGAATCGACGTTCGCGGGGAGACCGTCGGGTACTGGGATGCCATTGACGAACTGATGGCGAAACAGATGCACGAAGGGACGTTCGAGCCCACGCTCGTGGTCATGCACTGGGATGTGGAGACGCCGTGTCTCGATCTCGGTACGTACGAGGACGCCGATCGGGTCGACGTCGACCTGGCGCGCGAGCGCGGCTTCACCGTCGGCAGGCGGTACGCGTTCGCGGGAGGAACCGCAGTCCACACGCCGGACTTCCCCAATTACATGCTGTACTACCGGAAGGAGGACACGAGTATCCTCGAGGAGGCCGATGCCAGCGGTCTCGCGGACGTCGCCGGCCTCGAGTCGATCGGGTTCGAAGCCGAGTACGACTCCATCGGCGACGTCGAGATCGTCAAGGACGACGCGAAGGTGAAGGTGATGGCCGGAGCGGCCGCGACGATTCACGTCCCCGACTACTGGGTCGCGACGCTGTCGGTCATCTGGGACTTCCCGGAGGAGGGAGCGATACTCGACGACGCGGTGAGCATTCCGCGGGAGAAGTTCGAGGACAAGGACACCGACTCGCTCACCGGTCGCATGCAGCCACTCTCCGAGGTTCTCGAGGAGGTAGAGATCGACGCGACGAAAGAGGAGGTGATCGACGCGATCGCCCGGGCGAACGTCGATCGGCTGATCGGTCCGGACGCCGAACTCGTCGACGACGAGTGGACCGACGAGGAGCGGGCGTTCCTCGATCGGATGGCCCCCTTCTTCGAGAGCGACCCGTGGATCAATCGAGTATCGACGGCGCGGATGTGCCGGCGAGCGCCCGCGGACTACGCGCTCGGCCAGGCCGCCTACAAGTCGCGGAAACTGATCAACGTCAGTGCGATTATCGACGACGACGAGAAAATCCACGATATCATCATCGGCGGTGACCTCTACATCCGACCCCAGCCGACGATCACCTCGGGCGGCGTCCTCGAGGAGCTGGCGTCGGAGTTAGAGGGGGTTCCGATAACCGACGAGGACGCGCTTCTCGAAACCGTAGAACGCGTGTTCGATCGGCCGGAAACCGAAGCGCCGGGAATCGAACCGAGAGATATCGTCGAACCGATCCACCGAGCGAACAGCAATACGATGCAGGTCTCCGAGTACCTGGCCGACCGCTGATCGCCCATGGCCACAAAAGATACTCCCTCGAACGCGAGCGAGACGGTCCACGTCGACGTCGTCGTCGTGGGTTCGGGCGTCGGCGGCCTCGCCGCGG is a window encoding:
- a CDS encoding nuclear transport factor 2 family protein; its protein translation is MKEIDNPTAVLSVSNVMSAYARRMDKHDLDGLLELLHEDCAIDYGDFGYYDGKEEVTEFLEGYIEGETGIVDSIHLTANPHIEVDGDTATGRWHYLGLDTLEDMGAVWLVGFYTVEFGREGDDWLITELTYDAKYFSPYDDGWAEEPMAI
- a CDS encoding SDR family NAD(P)-dependent oxidoreductase; translation: MKLAEDKSTVITGAASGIGRATAKVFAEHGANVVVADVDVDGGNETVEAIEDDGGTATFVETNVADQDDVQNMIDTAVEEYGGLDVLYNNAGIDGPHTEIAEYDVDGFDQVVDVNLKGVFLGMKYGISAMLEDGGGSIVSTSSIGGVNAVEGYSGYGATKAGVSLMTKTAAVEYADQGIRANAVAPGLVNTQMVQNIIEEEPEMEEEFLAYEPMDGFSDPREIANAVLFLTSDLASRVTGVTLPVEGGFLASNS
- a CDS encoding class I adenylate-forming enzyme family protein, with amino-acid sequence MEFNFDLGVPDQESFIQQTKQLNVGDLLRKATRMYSDRVLVSEPGRDVTYEEFNERVNSLANALLERGYEKGEAKVAVLSENRGEFLEPIFAGAKLGYLVPALNWRLEREELIHCAELVDPDALIVSDRYREKAGWIEEEMDEPPEIIHLDGGDGDLEYETLIDDGSTDEPAPDYDVDPEQGLVVLYTSGTTGLPKGVVISHRAWLARGYTYVIDWEMQEGDGWLGWGPMFHIIAVDAMPGVLTLGGTYYPTDGFDTERIVDILLEDGGGIGWLYLLPGVINDFLDYIEENDVDVDEMRDIRAIGALVDLVDPKKVKRVTEMFDMPFKNSYGATEDANVLSAGNDIPVGVLPDDDDLAKAESSFVDLKLIDEEWNEVEGRGELAARGPTLSSGYINNPEANREDFNDGWFRTGDIFVYNEEDGTYSFVNRRKYLIKSGGENIYPAEIEKVLLQHQEIENATVVRVSDEKWGEVPRAVVSTYNPEQVTTDELMEMLRNEIANYKLPHYVEIVHPDDLPRSATGKIVREEVEDWEPDEENRVREV
- a CDS encoding AMP-binding enzyme yields the protein MPERIDSKFANGWSLTEDLGIEDGDDSFAFHSCKYDVIICSGYRVSPEELKEKLSTHEAVADADLIGVPDETRGKVPKAFVLLASDSLRERPQEYIKDRLAQLMNATARHI
- a CDS encoding MaoC family dehydratase, which encodes MPKYYEDLEPGATRTCGSRTLTRDEIVEFAERFDPQPFHVDEAAAQRSIFGGIVASGLHTMCASMRLYTDDFLDDIALVAGRGLDEVRFPNAVYPGDTLSVRIEGLEKSPSPSDPSWGEADVSLTTVTRDGETVLSLSNVFVVERRPADDSE
- a CDS encoding nuclear transport factor 2 family protein, with amino-acid sequence MCSAEQAVRDRLEIHELRGAYARAIDYGNYEEATEIFTDDAVVNYRGGTCHGGEEVAAYWCENVAYEFSMHTVQMPELSINGDEATGRWYMIVFYVTPDGDDGHVLGWYEDKYRRVNGKWMIEKLDMDVTYDTTNYHV
- a CDS encoding glucose 1-dehydrogenase, translated to MSYNIDGKTAIVTGAASGIGRATAERLAAEGANVAVVDIDIEGGEETVARIEDDEGVARFIETDVSDEADVERMVKATVDEFGSLELAHNNAGIEGESATTAEHTKANWDRVVDTNMKGVWLCMKHEIPAMLEGDGEGAIVNTSSISGQTGAGDAPYVATKHGILGLTRTAAVEYAQEGIRVNAVAPGVIDTPVSNRFREENPEEFEQFVQMAPVGRMGEPMEIGNAVAWLLSEEASFATGGLFQIDGGFMAL
- a CDS encoding SDR family NAD(P)-dependent oxidoreductase; the encoded protein is MVVQDKVAVITGAASGIGRKTACRYAEHGASVVVADVDAEGGAETVERISDDGGEATFVETDVTDPTEVRTAIETAVDEYGDLDVLFNNAGIEGSLNELAEWDDEAIEPVIDVNLKGVFYGLKYGIEAMLATGGGSIINTSSVGAATGINGRSMYCATKAGVNGLTRTAAVEYAEDDIRVNSVLPGTTDTPMIRRSDQERDTDRLQLNTSDAMEGRGQPRHLADAVLFLGSDLSARVTGVELPVDGGFLAGP
- a CDS encoding FAD-binding protein; amino-acid sequence: MVANSPEEWDREADVVIVGSGGAGLVAALAAESEDILVLEKAASIGGTTAVSGGGLWLPNSRPVLEEAGEQPAEQIHAYIRRCAGERVDDELIETFVELAPDVVDFVESETALEFQFAGYPDYHTDWEEASDEGNMIEPTLYDGTRLGENLDDIRDDPHHTFPVPASEIYEAGGHAKFATVADFDELERRNEADLLATGEALVAGLYEACLDAGVAFETEAPARELVVDDGEVVGVVAAVDEEETFVRAGAVVIAAGGMDWDEDMRENFLRGPVTGPATPPQVEGDGIKLGMDVGADLGNTNEAWWFPTAHVPGQRWEDGSPLYSMVWGRTLPGSIMVNEDGERFCNEAGNYHDLGKRFHTFDPETYEYENLPAYLVVDSGYREQYSLLTVAPGEEAPDWVAEGETLRDLAVELDVDPDGLEATVEAFNEHAREGVDPAFGRGETAYDNFVGDPDTDHPNLAPLNEPPFYAVEVHSGIIGTKGGLITRSDGTVLDVDADPIDGLYAASNSTAHVMGMGYAGAGATLGPNVVFGYQAGKHASEFAD
- a CDS encoding lipoate--protein ligase family protein — encoded protein: MVRRIDVRGETVGYWDAIDELMAKQMHEGTFEPTLVVMHWDVETPCLDLGTYEDADRVDVDLARERGFTVGRRYAFAGGTAVHTPDFPNYMLYYRKEDTSILEEADASGLADVAGLESIGFEAEYDSIGDVEIVKDDAKVKVMAGAAATIHVPDYWVATLSVIWDFPEEGAILDDAVSIPREKFEDKDTDSLTGRMQPLSEVLEEVEIDATKEEVIDAIARANVDRLIGPDAELVDDEWTDEERAFLDRMAPFFESDPWINRVSTARMCRRAPADYALGQAAYKSRKLINVSAIIDDDEKIHDIIIGGDLYIRPQPTITSGGVLEELASELEGVPITDEDALLETVERVFDRPETEAPGIEPRDIVEPIHRANSNTMQVSEYLADR